Genomic DNA from Paenibacillus borealis:
TTCGCCGTCCGGCTGCTGTCCATCCGTTTCGTCAAGCGGCGGCAGGGCAAGCCCGGAATCCGGCTGCAGCGCATCCAGTTCCTCCAGAGAAGCGGAAGCCGACAGCGCAGGCATCGTCCCGCCGAAGAGTGCGGTAATCTCGGAAGCACTGAGGGCACGGTTAAAGATTATGAAATCATCGACAGCGCCGTTCAGATTAGGATCACCGTATTGTGATTTGCCGATATAGTTCTGCGTGGTATTGCCCAGGCTGGAAGGCTTCAGTGTCATGCTTGTGTTGACGGCAACCTGTACGCCGTCCAGGTAGAGACGGCCTGTCGTGCCGGACAGGCTCACAACCACATGCTTCCATGCTCCGGTGGCCAGCGGTGCAGTTGCCGTAAGCTGCTGCTCTGTGCTGTTGCCGCCGGTGGTGATGGCAAAGCGCATCCCGCCGCCGCCAATCTGTGGCGCCAGGAACATATTAGCGGTTGTTCCTGTGCCGAAATCAAAGATTCTCGCCCAGTCACTATTGGCCGTAATCTTAACCCAGGCGGAGATCGTAAAGTCGTTCAGCTGGCTGACCACGCCAGCCGGCAGCGAGGCATACGCGCTCGTTCCACTGAGATTCAGCGCGTTGCCTGCGCCTGTGCGGCCGGTAACCCAAGTGGCAGTTCCTGTCAGTGCTGCATGGTTCAAGCCGTATGAGGAATCCGTAACCGTTGTTCCGGAAGACTGATTCATGTTGTAGTTGACAACGATGGAGGAGACCGGGGTGGCAGTTCCCTGCTGAATCTTCACCTCATAGGAAGCCCCTGTGCCAATATTCAGGCTGGCGGTTGCAGTCTGTCCGCTCACCGCAGTGAAGCTGCCGGATGCCACATTGTTCACCGTTACGTTATAGGTTCCGGGGGCGAAACCGTTAAAGGCCACCTTCGTAACATGTGCTGTGCCCGGTGTTGCATTGCTGAGTGTGAAGCTGGCACTGGTCTTCGCCTTGGCGACGGTAGCCAGAGTGTATTTGTCCCGCTCCAGGCTCATGCCCCATTTCTCAGTGATCAGATTCAGGCGCTGATATACACCGTCCTTGGGTGTAACGATGTAATTCCCGCCGCTCTCCGTAACCTCACAGCCATAGCCGTACAGGCCGAAGATCGGATCAACCGCCACATCGGAGCTCAGCAGCTTTATCGCGCCGAACAGGCCGAGATCCGCTTCACCGGACATGCCGCGCCAGCCATTGAACAGCGGTCCGCCGTCAAGGCCCAGTGCGCCGTTATTGCCCTTCATCGCTTGATACGTCCAGGATACGGCCCCGATATCTGCCGGATCGGAGCTGATCTGTCCGGAGTTAATCGCGGTCAGATTCGCGAGCTTGGCGGCATAGGTTAAACGCTGCTCAACTTCCGGAGTGGCGGAATTATTGCGCACCCAGTCATCCATAGCCGTTCCGGCAAGCGCTGCGGTGTATTGGAACTGCCACCAGGGCTCCCCGTTGATCGTTACCGGATCGGAGTAGAAATACCATACCGGCATTTTTCCGCGGACGGCACGGGTTTTGGTGTTGATTTTACTCTTAATCGTATTGTTGTTGTTCATCTTCGCCAGCATGTACACGGCTTCTTCGCCAGTATTGTCATAGTTGTATTCCGAGCCGTAAGGATAGGTTGTACTGGCAAAGTTGTTGTATTTGGTATTCATTTTGGCAATGATATCGTTGGCCTGGGTAGTATAGCCCTCTGCCTGCAGGGCCTTGATGATCTCCGGAGTAGTCATCTCTCCCATCAGGCCCGTATTCCAGTTGTAGGCTACAGGACCGTCATAGAGCGCTTTCATAATGTTATAAGCCCGCAGCAGATAAGTATTGCTTGGCTGTGCATAGGTGATCAGGCCGGGGTACAGCTTGGAAATCTTGTACATGCTGAAATACGTATTGTAGATATGCGGGTAAGCATACCCCCGGTAGGTCGGTGTGGTGTTCGGCGCGGCCATGAGGAAGTCAGGCACCAGGTAATCGGTATGATGGCCGGCCATCAGGTTCGTCCAGATTGTGGTCTCCAGATACTGGTCGAGTGCGGTGATCTCTGAGGTTACCGGCTTCTGGACATTCTTCTCGGCGAGGAATTGGGCATGTGTATAGCCCCAGTCATCCCCCCAGCCCCAGTACCCGGCAAAATTATTGCGTTTCGTATTAGTCTGCATCATCCAGTCGTCGAACGCCTTGTCCCGGATATCTCCCGGCACGTTCCACTGCTGATTGTTCACCATGAAGGTGGCGTGGCGCTGGAGTGCCGTATCTACCGGTTCAATGGCGTAGAACTGCAGGGTCGTCTTTTCTCCGCTGCCGTAATTGACTGTGATGTTGTTGGGACCGAGGTGGTTCATCTGCAGGGAGTACAGCTTGTGATCCCCTGCCGTTGTTCCAAGGGAGGCCACCGTCGTTTCGGACGGATACTGCGCAGTTACGGAAGTAATGGTCTTGGACGTGCGGAGGTCAAACTTGGCTGTCTGATTGGTTGGCACGACCAGACTGGGGACTACCGTGGTATCGATCAGCCCTTCCGAGTACAGGCGGTCCTTGGTGGCCTGCTCACTGGCTGATTTGAAGAATTTGAAGGCATAGGTTTTGCTTGCTCCCGGGGCAAGTGTCAGGCTGCTGTTCGGCAGGTAGCCGCGCCCCGTACTCTTGATCACATTGGAGTGGATGTAGTAGACCGAGAGGCCTTCCACCCAGCCGCCTTGATCGCCCGCCCATTTGCTGCCCGCATGATCCTGGATGCGCCAGTTATCCATGTACTCGAAGCCTGCGCCGGTGGTGGCATCCGGCACCAGCAGGAGAGAAGGGCCGATGCCGCTGGGGCGCTGCGCGGTTACATAGGAGCTGTTATTGCCGATGAAGGATTGGGTGACTACTCTGGATTCATAAATCTGCTCATTGCCTCCACCGGTCCAGAATTCGTTGAAGGGCAGCGGCAGGCCGAAATCACCGATCTCCAGAGTCTGTGTGCTGGTGTTGGTCACTTGAATCTGCCACAGCAAGTAATCGCTTACAAGAGAGTAGCTTTCATTCACCCGGAAATTACGGATGCCCTCGGCATTCGCGGAATTCTGATAGATGATGTTGACCGTATTGCCGGTCTGGCTCTGTGTGCGGCCGTCGGCTGATTTGTTGGTCAAGGCTTTGGTCCAGGCGCCATTATTCAGCCGGTATGTGAACATCAGCTCTCCGAGCCACTGATGGTCTGCCGTATTCTGGTTAGGGGCATTGGTCGCATTCATGACATAGTTTGTGGGGAAGTTATCTCCGGTCAGCTTCAGGCTGGTAATATCGCCGTTGGTACCGGTGCTGACCTGGAAACTGCTGTTCGACAGATCATAAGCAAAGGCGGGCTGGGCAAACCACAGTAAACTTAAGGCTGCTGTGGTGAATACGGCGCTTAGCAGCGTCCTTTTCACGAATGGGGATTTCATTCTTCCCGGCATTGCAATTCCTCCTTGGAAAGCGGAATGTACAGTATGTCTCTTAATCCACTTTACTGGAATTCCTCTATGAATCTTCGAATCTGCGAATTCTTCCTCCCCTCCCGGTCAGGCATTGCACCCGTTAATGTATTTCAAAATTATAGTAATTCATCTACAATAATACATGCTCTCCGGCGAAAAAAAATCGCGGATTACAACCTCATTTTTAACCATTTCAACCTGCTTCACAGGGAATGACGACCGTTACAGCCGTTATCACTGACCGTGAAGTACAGCTGCCCCAGTGCAGGTCATCCTCCACAAGGCAGTTAAGGAGAACCGCTGATTTCCCCAAACTCCATAAATGAAGACAATAAAACCCAAATAGATTACATATATTGGTTCCCGGTTTGCAGATATACTCTTATGTAAGCGTTAACAATCATGAGCTGACGGAGGGGATTGAATTCGTGTATACCCGTATCATCACCTTAATGAACAATCTGAAGCTCAGGACCAAGCTCTTTCTATCCTTTGGCTGTGTGGTCCTGATCCCGGTGCTGATTGTGGGGGTGTTCCTGACCAGTGAACTGCGGAATATGGCTCTGGGCAATGCACTGGAGCAGATTACAGCCAATGTGGACCGGGTGAAAAAACGGACGGGCGAAATGCTGAACGTTCCGCTCGACATCGCTTACCGGCTGTCCAATGACAGCCGGCTGGAGGAGGCCGCCAACCACCGCTATGAATCGGTCTACGATGTGGTGCAGGCCTATTGGGATTATCCGGACTTCCGGGAATTTGTCCGGCTGTACAAGGAAATCTCCAGCATCCGGCTGTACATCGACAACCCGACGGTGCTGGACAACTGGGAGTTCCTCCAGGCAGATGCTGCGGTAACGCAGGAGGCCTGGTACCAGACCGCCCTTGCCCAGAAAGGGCTGGTCTGCTGGAATTATATCCGCGACAACCGCAACGGCCGGTATTATCTCAGCCTGATCCGCAAGATCGATTTCCTGAAGCAGCGGACGACAGGTGTACTGATCGTGAATGTCAATACGGAGAGGCTCAACACCATCCTGGACCAGGAGACCTTCGAGACGATTATCGTAGACGAGAACGACAACATCGTTGCCTCTAACCGTGCAGATACGCTGGGCAAGACGCTGGATGACATCGACTTCAAACCGCTGTCCCCCCTGGCAGGACAAGGACCGGCCGATGTAATGATTGACGGCAAGCCCTCCAAAATGCTGATTGATGACTGGCATCCCGGAGGAAGCCTGAACAGCCTGCGGATTATCTCCATCTTCTCTGTCGGGAGCATCGTGGGCGAGCCCAACCGGATACTCTCACTGGCGTCTATGGTCATTATTTCAGCTCTGATTCTGGCAATTATCCTGATCTACTACTTCTCACGGCTGCTCACCGGACGCATGCTGCACCTGAGCAAGCATATCTCCAAGGTCGCTTCCGGGAATCTGGAGGCCCGGCTGGTGATCGACGGCAAGGATGAGATTGGCCAGCTGGCGAGGCAGTTCAATCATATGGTACGGAATATTAATGATCTGATGAGCGAGGTGCAGGAATCGAACCGCCAGAAGAATGCCACCCTGCTGAAACAGAATGAGATTAAATTCAAGATGATGGCCAGCCAGATCAACCCTCATTTCCTGTTCAATGCCCTGGAATCAATCCGGATGAAGGCCCATTCCCGGGGCCAGACCGATATTGCCAAGGTCGTGCGGCTTCTGGGTAAAATGATGCGAAAAAACTTAGAGGTAGGTAACGGGAGGATCGCGCTGCAAAGCGAGCTGGAGACCGTAAACTGCTATCTGGTGATTCAGAATTTCCGCTATAATGACCGGCTCGCCTATGAGCTGTATGTAGATCCGGCAGCGAATACCATACAAATCCCGCCGCTGATTATTCAGCCGCTGGTGGAGAACTGCGTCATCCATGGGCTGGAGAATGTGATGGACGGCGGAATGGTTATGGTAGATATCCGAATTGAGAACGAAATGCTTAAGGTTCAGGTCTCTGATAACGGAATTGGCATGTCCGCCGCCCGGATCGAAGAAATCCGGCAAATGCTGGACAACAAGGATGACTATGAGACCAATAATATCGGGATGCGCAATATTCACCTGCGTCTTCAGCTGACCTATGGCCCTGAATACGGCCTGATTCTGGCCAGCCAGAGCGGATACGGCACGCAGATCAGCTTCGCCATCCCCCTAAGGAGAGATTCTTATGTATAGTGTGTTAATTGTTGATGATGAATTGTCCATCCGCGAGGGATTGGTCACGCTGCTGGACTGGGAGAGCCATGGCTACCAAGTGGTGGATACAGCGGCCAACGCGGTTGAAGCGCGGCATAAGGTTGAGCTGTATTCCCCGGATCTGATGATTATCGATATCCGTATGCCCGGGAAGGACGGACTGGAGCTGATCCGGGAGCTGCGGGAGAATGAGGCGGAAATGCATATGATCATCCTGAGCGGCTATGCCGACTTCAGCTATGCCAAGCGCGCGCTGTCTTACGGCATCGATAACTATCTGCTCAAGCCGGTCGATGAAGATGAACTGCAGTTGTATTTGTCTGATCTGTCCAAAGTACTGGATGCGCAGACTGTGCACCGCAGGAATCACGCTGCAGTTAAGGTATGGAGCCGGGAGATGATAGTCCAGTCGCTGCTGATGGAGAGCAGCCTGCAGCCAACACCCGCTCTGATGGACTCGGCACTGGAATCCGGTCTGCTCTGGGATTCCTATCAGGTTGTCCTGATCCGGCTGCTGCTGCAGGATCATGCGGACAACGGCCCTTCCACCGCCGTCAAAGCCAGGCTGACGGCAAGCTTTGAGAACAACAGCTGGGGCATCGTCTTCTCGCTGGATTCTTATCTGGGCGTGCTGCTGCAGCCCTCTTATCAGAAGGAGCTTGTCCGCAAATTAATGGTGCAGAGTATCCGTGAAGCTTCCGCCGCCGAGGGGCTGGAATGCATAATCACCGCAGGTGATATGGTAGACAGTCTGGGCGGGCTGCCTGGCTCCCATCAATCCGCGCTGGTCCGGATGAAGGATCATTTCTTCTATGATGAGCCGGGGATGATCGGTCCGGATTCGCTGAAGCTGAAGACAGGGCTGCCTTCCGGACTGCAGGAAGCGGAGAGCCGTCTGGCACCGCTGGCGGACCGGCTGTATTTCGCCATGGATATCGGGGAGCTCACCGTGCTTCCTTCCCTGATCCAGGAAGCCGGGGATATTATGACCGCCGCCGGGCTATCCGAGCTGGCTGTGAAATCCTATTACGTCCGGACATTAACTTCATTGTGCAACAAGCTCTCCGTCCAGTACAAAGAGCTGATTCTGGCGCAGAGCCGGATGGACGGGCAAATCCAGCAAATTTATAAGCATACTTCCCTCCCCCGGCTGCAGCGCTACATCACAGGCCTGCTTGAGCAATATGCCGGCGGCATTATCCGTAATGACATGGATGTACTCATGAAGCGGATGCTGGACCTCATCCACCGCCATTATGACGAGAATCTGAAGCTGGAGACTCTGGCGGATGTATTCACTTACAGCAGCGCCTACCTCGGCAAGCTGTTCAAGAGCAGCACTGGCTCGTCCTTCAACACCTATCTGGACAATATCCGCATCGGCAAAGCCAAGGAGCTGCTGGACCAGGGCTACAAAATCCATCAGGCGGCAAGCCGTGTCGGCTTCAGCGATGTGGATTATTTTCGTGAAAAGTTCAAGAAAATCACCGGCATCTCCCCCTCGGTCTACCGCCGGAAAGATTCGCAGCCGGAGGAGGATTTTTCAGAAAGCGCTTACGAAAAGGACTGATTTCCCCCTGTTTTTACACTTAAATCTTCGGGTGTTTCCTTGTTTTCCGGGAGATTATGATAAAGCCATATCGAAGGAGGGACATAAATGAAAGCGATTACCACCACCGTGAAGCCGGAGCTTAAGAAACCCGGCTCACGCTTTTGGGCCAAA
This window encodes:
- a CDS encoding DUF5695 domain-containing protein, whose amino-acid sequence is MPGRMKSPFVKRTLLSAVFTTAALSLLWFAQPAFAYDLSNSSFQVSTGTNGDITSLKLTGDNFPTNYVMNATNAPNQNTADHQWLGELMFTYRLNNGAWTKALTNKSADGRTQSQTGNTVNIIYQNSANAEGIRNFRVNESYSLVSDYLLWQIQVTNTSTQTLEIGDFGLPLPFNEFWTGGGNEQIYESRVVTQSFIGNNSSYVTAQRPSGIGPSLLLVPDATTGAGFEYMDNWRIQDHAGSKWAGDQGGWVEGLSVYYIHSNVIKSTGRGYLPNSSLTLAPGASKTYAFKFFKSASEQATKDRLYSEGLIDTTVVPSLVVPTNQTAKFDLRTSKTITSVTAQYPSETTVASLGTTAGDHKLYSLQMNHLGPNNITVNYGSGEKTTLQFYAIEPVDTALQRHATFMVNNQQWNVPGDIRDKAFDDWMMQTNTKRNNFAGYWGWGDDWGYTHAQFLAEKNVQKPVTSEITALDQYLETTIWTNLMAGHHTDYLVPDFLMAAPNTTPTYRGYAYPHIYNTYFSMYKISKLYPGLITYAQPSNTYLLRAYNIMKALYDGPVAYNWNTGLMGEMTTPEIIKALQAEGYTTQANDIIAKMNTKYNNFASTTYPYGSEYNYDNTGEEAVYMLAKMNNNNTIKSKINTKTRAVRGKMPVWYFYSDPVTINGEPWWQFQYTAALAGTAMDDWVRNNSATPEVEQRLTYAAKLANLTAINSGQISSDPADIGAVSWTYQAMKGNNGALGLDGGPLFNGWRGMSGEADLGLFGAIKLLSSDVAVDPIFGLYGYGCEVTESGGNYIVTPKDGVYQRLNLITEKWGMSLERDKYTLATVAKAKTSASFTLSNATPGTAHVTKVAFNGFAPGTYNVTVNNVASGSFTAVSGQTATASLNIGTGASYEVKIQQGTATPVSSIVVNYNMNQSSGTTVTDSSYGLNHAALTGTATWVTGRTGAGNALNLSGTSAYASLPAGVVSQLNDFTISAWVKITANSDWARIFDFGTGTTANMFLAPQIGGGGMRFAITTGGNSTEQQLTATAPLATGAWKHVVVSLSGTTGRLYLDGVQVAVNTSMTLKPSSLGNTTQNYIGKSQYGDPNLNGAVDDFIIFNRALSASEITALFGGTMPALSASASLEELDALQPDSGLALPPLDETDGQQPDGEVIPQPDGSSPETGAQEVPVTPEEPVTPEVPVS
- a CDS encoding cache domain-containing sensor histidine kinase — encoded protein: MYTRIITLMNNLKLRTKLFLSFGCVVLIPVLIVGVFLTSELRNMALGNALEQITANVDRVKKRTGEMLNVPLDIAYRLSNDSRLEEAANHRYESVYDVVQAYWDYPDFREFVRLYKEISSIRLYIDNPTVLDNWEFLQADAAVTQEAWYQTALAQKGLVCWNYIRDNRNGRYYLSLIRKIDFLKQRTTGVLIVNVNTERLNTILDQETFETIIVDENDNIVASNRADTLGKTLDDIDFKPLSPLAGQGPADVMIDGKPSKMLIDDWHPGGSLNSLRIISIFSVGSIVGEPNRILSLASMVIISALILAIILIYYFSRLLTGRMLHLSKHISKVASGNLEARLVIDGKDEIGQLARQFNHMVRNINDLMSEVQESNRQKNATLLKQNEIKFKMMASQINPHFLFNALESIRMKAHSRGQTDIAKVVRLLGKMMRKNLEVGNGRIALQSELETVNCYLVIQNFRYNDRLAYELYVDPAANTIQIPPLIIQPLVENCVIHGLENVMDGGMVMVDIRIENEMLKVQVSDNGIGMSAARIEEIRQMLDNKDDYETNNIGMRNIHLRLQLTYGPEYGLILASQSGYGTQISFAIPLRRDSYV
- a CDS encoding response regulator transcription factor, producing MYSVLIVDDELSIREGLVTLLDWESHGYQVVDTAANAVEARHKVELYSPDLMIIDIRMPGKDGLELIRELRENEAEMHMIILSGYADFSYAKRALSYGIDNYLLKPVDEDELQLYLSDLSKVLDAQTVHRRNHAAVKVWSREMIVQSLLMESSLQPTPALMDSALESGLLWDSYQVVLIRLLLQDHADNGPSTAVKARLTASFENNSWGIVFSLDSYLGVLLQPSYQKELVRKLMVQSIREASAAEGLECIITAGDMVDSLGGLPGSHQSALVRMKDHFFYDEPGMIGPDSLKLKTGLPSGLQEAESRLAPLADRLYFAMDIGELTVLPSLIQEAGDIMTAAGLSELAVKSYYVRTLTSLCNKLSVQYKELILAQSRMDGQIQQIYKHTSLPRLQRYITGLLEQYAGGIIRNDMDVLMKRMLDLIHRHYDENLKLETLADVFTYSSAYLGKLFKSSTGSSFNTYLDNIRIGKAKELLDQGYKIHQAASRVGFSDVDYFREKFKKITGISPSVYRRKDSQPEEDFSESAYEKD